The following coding sequences are from one Haliotis asinina isolate JCU_RB_2024 chromosome 3, JCU_Hal_asi_v2, whole genome shotgun sequence window:
- the LOC137279051 gene encoding uncharacterized protein: MEASVHNHEGKNTQSSGDSGDRYLQPGKVMQSNRYMQSGRVKQSYKYMQSGIDTIFSGSPTLRTILQANGRNLSSSMQPPKGVIYKIICECGVSYIGETSHPVDTHIIEHKSSTAKADSKSALSDHQQKFPSHRIKSDEFQVLSTKNQDFTKRKLLEAIEICRHKPFINRDQGYYIPLAYEELIKP, from the exons ATGGAGGCAAGCGTACACAATCATGAGGGCAAGAATACACAGTCATCAGGTGATTCAGGTGACAGGTACTTGCAGCCTGGGAAGGTCATGCAGAGCAACAGGTACATGCAGTCAGGTAGAGTCAAGCAGAGCTACAAGTACATGCAGTCAG GCATCGACACCATCTTCTCTGGCTCACCAACCCTCAGGACCATCCTCCAAGCCAATGGCCGTAACCTATCCTCCAGCATGCAGCCCCCAAAAGGAGTGATTTACAAGATCATCTGTGAATGTGGTGTTTCATATATAGGTGAAACCTCCCACCCTGTTGACACCCACATAATAGAACACAAATCCTCTACTGCCAAGGCAGACAGCAAATCGGCCCTCTCAGACCATCAACAAAAATTCCCCAGTCATCGCATCAAGTCCGACGAATTCCAAGTCCTGTCAACCAAAAACCAGGACTTCACAAAAAGGAAATTGTTGGAAGCCATCGAAATCTGCCGCCATAAACCTTTCATCAATAGAGACCAAGGATACTACATACCATTGGCCTATGAAGAACTGATCAAACCATAG